Proteins encoded in a region of the Nitrospira sp. genome:
- a CDS encoding di-heme-cytochrome C peroxidase codes for MKSWSPIAGLIVALTVSGCTLFSKIDFPDDSCFANKTVGSRLYLAQCWDGEARRAFYTTSQGSQIAPYAIATYVELPDSADPFLTPANIEKWKYIPSSDKPYEWPIGFVRDSVPTGERRGEWIGMNCAACHTGEIQYGGERLRIDGGPTLADKTGFLNELDASLEETYRDGLKEPRPDGRARDGSKFERYAGHFPGVTRDQLLKQLEEALADRHAWHLRNDYKVNGQVTTHGYGRLDAFALIFNAVNATLKPNQPQNIYEPNAPVSYPFLWDTHFHDWVQWNGISPAVPTARNVAQLFGSFGRVQLEDKERKIPHESSFRLSEQHLLEKQVKKLRAPVWPTSVFGEIDEEKAKKGKGLFQKHCYSCHRSQAGDRNSWWRSDGNITMVPVTVQKKDLPPAGTDPLMARNALRSAVGTLDDSTATTTLAEQLSALTKNEIRCFSVKFRLLRESLSSVFDVDKIFTLDKHEFLAFTQPMIKQNIEAYKARPLDGIWATAPYLHNGSVPNLYELLLPPDKRSKTFYVGSRTFDPVKVGFITTQETGNETLLDTSIEGNHNTGHVYGINKDGIDTLTEEDRWALVEYQKTL; via the coding sequence ATGAAATCGTGGAGCCCAATTGCCGGGTTGATCGTGGCATTAACCGTTTCGGGCTGTACCCTGTTTTCCAAGATTGATTTTCCCGACGATTCCTGTTTCGCCAACAAGACCGTGGGCTCCCGCCTCTACTTGGCGCAATGCTGGGACGGAGAGGCGCGACGCGCTTTCTATACCACCAGCCAAGGGTCGCAAATCGCTCCGTACGCCATCGCTACCTATGTCGAGCTGCCGGACAGCGCGGACCCCTTCCTGACCCCCGCCAACATCGAGAAGTGGAAATACATTCCGAGCAGTGACAAACCGTATGAATGGCCCATAGGCTTCGTGAGGGACTCTGTCCCAACAGGAGAACGGAGAGGGGAGTGGATCGGCATGAACTGCGCAGCCTGCCACACAGGCGAGATTCAGTACGGTGGGGAGAGGCTCCGCATCGACGGCGGACCGACGCTCGCGGACAAGACCGGCTTCCTCAATGAATTGGACGCTTCACTCGAAGAAACTTACAGGGATGGACTGAAGGAGCCTCGGCCCGATGGCAGGGCGCGAGACGGTTCCAAATTTGAGCGCTATGCCGGACACTTTCCAGGAGTGACGAGAGATCAACTATTGAAGCAATTGGAGGAGGCCCTGGCAGATCGCCACGCATGGCATCTGCGAAACGATTACAAAGTAAACGGGCAAGTGACGACGCACGGTTACGGTCGGCTGGATGCCTTTGCGCTGATATTCAACGCGGTCAATGCTACCCTGAAGCCGAACCAGCCACAAAACATATACGAACCTAACGCACCGGTCAGTTATCCCTTCCTGTGGGACACGCATTTCCACGATTGGGTCCAATGGAACGGCATCTCTCCCGCAGTGCCCACCGCACGCAATGTCGCCCAACTCTTCGGGTCGTTCGGAAGGGTCCAGTTGGAGGATAAGGAGAGGAAGATCCCCCATGAATCCAGCTTCCGATTGTCTGAACAACATCTGCTGGAGAAACAGGTGAAGAAACTCAGGGCCCCGGTGTGGCCGACCTCCGTCTTCGGCGAGATCGATGAGGAGAAAGCCAAGAAAGGCAAAGGGCTGTTTCAGAAACATTGCTATAGTTGCCATCGGAGCCAAGCCGGCGATAGGAATAGCTGGTGGCGCTCTGACGGGAATATCACAATGGTCCCGGTCACAGTCCAGAAAAAAGATCTCCCTCCAGCGGGGACCGATCCGCTTATGGCAAGAAATGCCTTGAGGTCCGCAGTCGGAACCCTTGACGACTCGACAGCGACGACCACCCTAGCGGAACAACTGAGCGCCCTCACTAAGAATGAAATCAGGTGCTTCTCCGTCAAATTCCGGCTGCTACGTGAGTCCCTTTCTTCTGTGTTCGATGTTGACAAGATCTTCACGCTCGACAAACATGAGTTTCTGGCTTTCACGCAGCCCATGATCAAGCAAAATATCGAAGCGTACAAGGCTCGCCCCCTGGACGGGATCTGGGCGACCGCCCCTTACTTGCACAACGGATCAGTCCCCAACCTCTATGAACTGCTCCTGCCACCTGACAAACGGAGTAAGACGTTCTACGTCGGCAGCAGAACCTTTGATCCGGTCAAGGTGGGCTTCATCACAACTCAGGAAACCGGGAACGAGACCCTCCTCGACACGTCCATCGAGGGGAACCACAATACTGGCCACGTCTATGGCATAAACAAGGATGGCATAGACACGTTGACCGAAGAGGATCGCTGGGCTCTCGTGGAGTACCAGAAGACTCTTTAG
- a CDS encoding alpha-1,4-glucan--maltose-1-phosphate maltosyltransferase, which translates to MKHHKKAERPQAANIVGIPGIEGRRRVVIEGVRPEIDGGRFPIKRVVGQSVVVEADLFADGHDEIAGVIRYRHAREADWTDVPLTFVENDRWQASFNVPEQGIYYYTVTSWIDHFRSWQRDMRKRIAAGQDVTVDLLIGRDHIKAAALRAGGADGERLNEIAATMGHGEEREQTLKMVLEQELTDLMTRNADHPWPTIYDKELVVVVDRDKAGFSAWYEVFPRSCASDPGRHGTFKDCEARLPYIAGMGFDVLYLPPIHPIGRTFRKGKNNDPNGSPDSVGSPWAIGAAEGGHTAIHPDLGTEEDFKRLVGKSKEHGLEIALDLALQCSPDHPYVKHHTEWFVQRPDGTIQYAENPPKKYQDIYPLNFESDQWAALWREMKDVVVHWIEQGVRIFRVDNPHTKPFAFWQWLIAEVKREHPDVLFLSEAFTRPKIMYRLAKLGFTQSYTYFAWRQTKWELTQYFTELTKTDVREYFRPNLWPNTPDILTEQLQHGGRPAFMSRLILAATLGANYGIYGPAFELMESRPQKQGSEEYLDSEKYEIRAWDLDRSDSLQEFIGRVNRIRRDHRAFRHDHSLVFHQVDNEELLAYSKRSVDGENVVLMVVNLSPHYVHSGWVHLDLDALGVQADKPFQVVDLLTDAFYTWAGPRNYVRLDPHSLPAHVFLVRCDL; encoded by the coding sequence ATGAAACATCATAAAAAGGCGGAACGGCCACAGGCAGCCAACATCGTAGGCATTCCCGGCATCGAGGGGCGCCGCCGTGTCGTGATCGAGGGAGTGCGGCCGGAAATTGACGGTGGGCGGTTCCCGATCAAGCGGGTAGTGGGGCAGTCGGTCGTGGTGGAGGCGGACCTGTTTGCCGACGGCCATGACGAGATTGCCGGGGTGATCAGGTACCGCCATGCGCGAGAAGCCGATTGGACCGACGTGCCCTTGACCTTCGTGGAGAACGATCGGTGGCAAGCGTCTTTCAATGTTCCGGAGCAGGGCATCTATTACTACACCGTGACCTCGTGGATCGACCATTTCCGATCCTGGCAGCGGGATATGCGAAAGCGCATCGCTGCCGGTCAGGACGTGACGGTGGATTTGTTGATCGGCCGGGACCATATTAAGGCTGCTGCTCTGCGTGCCGGTGGCGCAGACGGGGAGCGGCTCAACGAGATCGCAGCAACAATGGGACATGGCGAAGAGCGTGAGCAGACGCTGAAGATGGTTCTGGAACAAGAACTGACTGATCTCATGACACGGAATGCGGATCATCCTTGGCCGACCATCTATGACAAGGAATTAGTGGTCGTCGTGGACCGAGACAAGGCCGGGTTCAGCGCCTGGTATGAAGTATTTCCCCGCTCCTGCGCATCCGACCCCGGACGCCATGGCACGTTCAAGGATTGCGAGGCCCGCTTACCCTACATTGCCGGTATGGGCTTCGATGTCTTGTACCTTCCTCCGATTCATCCCATCGGGCGGACATTCAGAAAGGGCAAGAACAACGATCCGAATGGAAGCCCCGATTCGGTGGGAAGCCCCTGGGCGATCGGCGCCGCTGAGGGAGGGCATACTGCCATTCATCCTGATTTGGGGACGGAGGAAGACTTTAAGCGACTTGTCGGCAAAAGCAAGGAGCACGGATTGGAAATCGCGTTGGATCTGGCTTTGCAATGCTCGCCCGATCATCCCTATGTCAAGCACCATACTGAATGGTTCGTACAGCGCCCGGACGGCACCATTCAATATGCCGAGAATCCGCCGAAGAAGTATCAGGACATCTATCCGTTGAATTTTGAGAGCGACCAGTGGGCGGCGTTATGGCGGGAAATGAAGGACGTCGTGGTTCACTGGATCGAGCAGGGTGTCCGGATTTTCCGGGTCGATAATCCCCACACCAAGCCGTTTGCGTTTTGGCAGTGGCTGATCGCAGAGGTGAAGCGCGAGCACCCCGACGTGCTGTTTCTCTCAGAAGCCTTCACCAGACCCAAAATTATGTACCGCTTGGCGAAGTTGGGGTTCACCCAGTCCTATACGTACTTCGCCTGGCGGCAGACCAAGTGGGAATTGACCCAGTACTTCACGGAATTGACCAAGACAGATGTGCGGGAATACTTCCGGCCCAATCTCTGGCCCAATACCCCGGATATCTTGACGGAGCAATTGCAGCACGGCGGCCGTCCCGCCTTTATGTCCCGGTTGATCTTGGCCGCCACGTTGGGAGCGAATTACGGCATCTATGGGCCGGCATTCGAGCTGATGGAATCACGCCCGCAAAAGCAGGGCAGCGAGGAATATCTCGATTCGGAAAAGTATGAAATCCGCGCGTGGGATCTGGACCGGTCAGACAGTTTGCAAGAATTCATCGGCCGGGTGAATCGGATCCGACGCGACCACCGCGCCTTTCGACACGACCACAGCCTGGTCTTTCATCAAGTGGACAACGAGGAGTTGCTCGCGTACAGCAAACGTTCAGTCGATGGAGAGAATGTGGTGCTGATGGTGGTGAATCTTAGCCCTCACTATGTCCATTCCGGTTGGGTGCATTTGGATCTCGATGCGCTCGGGGTGCAAGCGGATAAGCCGTTCCAGGTCGTGGATTTGCTCACCGACGCGTTCTACACCTGGGCGGGACCACGGAATTATGTGCGGCTCGATCCGCATTCGCTGCCGGCCCATGTATTTCTCGTCAGGTGTGATCTTTGA
- the glgB gene encoding 1,4-alpha-glucan branching protein GlgB, whose amino-acid sequence MTQHTTMSVDEPTRLTRDDLYLFNEGSLVNLYDKLGAHPGHVNGRDGTFFAVWAPDAERVSVIGSFNDWKQDTHPLSPRGHSGIWEGFVPGIGVGTLYKYHIQSRFHGYHVDKTDPLSFFNEIPPKTASIVWDLTYEWNDADWMKQRRDRNALTAPMAIYEMHVGSWRRVATEGHRSLSYREMAVPLAEYVKQMGFTHVEFLPLMDHPFFGSWGYQTTGYFAPSGNYGTPQDLMYLIDILHQHGIGVILDWVPSHFPTDEHGLGYFDGTHLYEHAHPKQGFHPEWNTFIFNYGRNEVRSFLISSALFWLEKYHIDGLRVDAVASMLYLDYSRNEGEWIPNQYGGRENLDAISFLRRFNEEVYTRYPDVQTSAEESTAWPAVSRPGYVGGLGFGLKWDMGWMHDTLKYMQTDPIYRHYHHQNLTFRMLYAFHENFILPLSHDEVVYGKRSLLEKMPGDDWQKFANLRVLFGYMYAQAAKKLLFMGAEIAQRAEWAHDGQLEWEQLQHASHLGIQRWVADLNRVYRTERALHEDDVTPHGFEWIDCNDAESSVISLIRKGHTTQDLVLVVCNFTPVPRLNYRVGVPRGGYWQEILNSDSSWYGGSDWGNGGGVEAAPVPLHARSHSLTVTVPALAALFFKSQG is encoded by the coding sequence ATGACACAGCACACGACGATGAGCGTTGATGAACCGACGAGACTGACGCGCGACGACCTCTATCTCTTCAATGAGGGATCATTGGTCAATCTGTACGACAAATTGGGCGCGCATCCGGGGCACGTGAACGGCCGGGATGGAACTTTTTTCGCCGTGTGGGCTCCGGATGCCGAACGGGTCTCCGTGATCGGCTCGTTCAATGACTGGAAGCAGGACACGCATCCTCTGTCTCCCCGCGGGCACAGCGGGATTTGGGAAGGATTTGTGCCCGGCATCGGAGTCGGAACTCTATACAAGTATCACATCCAGTCCCGCTTTCACGGGTATCACGTGGACAAGACCGACCCGCTCTCGTTTTTCAACGAGATTCCCCCAAAGACCGCCTCGATCGTCTGGGACTTGACCTACGAGTGGAACGATGCGGATTGGATGAAGCAACGGCGGGACAGAAATGCACTGACGGCGCCGATGGCGATCTACGAAATGCATGTCGGGTCATGGAGACGGGTGGCAACGGAAGGCCATCGCTCCCTCAGTTATCGAGAGATGGCCGTCCCGCTGGCGGAATATGTCAAGCAAATGGGCTTCACCCATGTGGAGTTTCTTCCGCTGATGGACCATCCCTTCTTCGGCTCATGGGGCTACCAAACCACCGGGTATTTTGCCCCCTCCGGCAACTACGGCACGCCACAAGATCTCATGTATTTGATCGACATCCTGCACCAGCACGGCATCGGGGTCATCCTGGACTGGGTGCCGTCGCATTTTCCCACCGACGAGCATGGACTTGGCTACTTCGACGGGACGCATCTGTATGAGCATGCGCACCCGAAGCAAGGCTTTCATCCGGAATGGAATACCTTCATCTTCAACTACGGCCGTAATGAGGTGCGCAGCTTCTTGATCAGCAGCGCGCTGTTCTGGCTCGAGAAGTATCACATCGATGGACTGCGGGTCGATGCGGTCGCGTCGATGCTGTATTTGGATTATTCGCGCAACGAAGGTGAATGGATTCCAAACCAATATGGCGGACGGGAGAATCTGGATGCCATCAGTTTTTTGCGGCGATTCAACGAAGAAGTCTATACGCGGTATCCGGACGTGCAGACCTCGGCGGAGGAATCCACGGCCTGGCCGGCTGTCTCGCGCCCAGGCTACGTGGGAGGGCTGGGCTTCGGCCTGAAGTGGGATATGGGCTGGATGCATGACACGTTGAAGTACATGCAGACCGATCCGATCTACCGGCACTATCACCATCAGAATCTGACGTTTCGCATGCTCTACGCGTTTCACGAGAATTTCATCTTGCCGCTGTCTCATGACGAAGTGGTGTACGGGAAGCGTTCGCTGCTCGAAAAGATGCCGGGTGACGATTGGCAGAAGTTCGCGAATCTCCGCGTCCTGTTCGGCTACATGTACGCGCAGGCGGCCAAGAAGCTCCTCTTCATGGGTGCAGAGATCGCCCAGCGCGCGGAATGGGCGCATGACGGCCAATTGGAATGGGAGCAACTCCAGCACGCGAGCCACCTGGGTATTCAGCGATGGGTCGCGGACCTCAACCGTGTCTATCGGACCGAACGAGCCCTGCACGAGGACGATGTGACTCCCCATGGATTTGAGTGGATCGACTGCAACGATGCGGAGTCGAGCGTCATCAGCCTGATCCGCAAGGGCCACACGACGCAGGATCTGGTCCTGGTCGTGTGCAATTTCACGCCGGTACCGCGGCTGAATTATCGGGTTGGGGTTCCACGCGGAGGATATTGGCAGGAAATTCTCAACAGTGATTCTTCCTGGTATGGAGGAAGCGACTGGGGCAACGGAGGCGGCGTCGAGGCCGCACCGGTGCCGCTGCACGCGCGGTCCCATTCATTGACCGTGACCGTTCCCGCCCTCGCGGCGTTGTTTTTCAAGAGCCAGGGGTAG
- a CDS encoding glycosyl transferase family 2, which translates to MTDQSVMNEPAEDLSNQAVTADVVVGLLTLNNAGTIEQVVKSIIEGLQRFFGGTSAMIVNYDGGSQDGTPEIVERLAAGQVATRIVPGAAGHYASLGTDSGLSGRANDVRRLCETAQSLQAKVCLIIEGNLRSLSPQWIELLGRPVYDDGMDFVVPLFRRHRYEGTLVNNLLYPLMRALYGKRLRYPSGGGYGLSGRLARELIKNPFWSQEATRISFDGWMTTVALAEGYQVCHAFLGVKDQDSKLGTADLAHVLAAAVGAIFHSMEDYESGWERTHESTDVPLYGEVDYAPLTGPINIARMVSGMRQGVRDLLPLWEVILSPETLSQILTLGIQESDEFHFPENLWVQVVYEFALAYHDQVLHREHLLKSLTPLYLGQTASFVLDTQRGGAGQVEASVESLCRRFEVMKPYLTDRWRWRDE; encoded by the coding sequence ATGACCGACCAGTCAGTCATGAATGAACCAGCCGAGGACCTCTCCAACCAGGCCGTGACTGCCGATGTCGTCGTGGGCCTGTTGACCTTGAACAACGCCGGGACGATCGAGCAGGTGGTGAAGAGCATCATCGAAGGGCTGCAGCGATTCTTCGGCGGCACCTCGGCGATGATCGTGAATTATGACGGCGGGTCTCAAGACGGCACGCCGGAGATCGTCGAACGGCTTGCCGCAGGGCAGGTCGCCACCCGCATCGTTCCCGGTGCGGCGGGACATTATGCAAGCCTTGGGACGGATTCCGGTCTCTCGGGACGAGCCAACGATGTCCGCCGTCTGTGTGAGACGGCGCAGTCGCTCCAAGCAAAAGTGTGTCTCATCATCGAGGGCAATCTGCGCTCGTTGTCTCCTCAGTGGATTGAGCTGCTGGGTCGTCCCGTCTATGACGATGGCATGGATTTCGTCGTTCCGCTGTTCCGGCGGCACCGGTATGAAGGAACATTGGTGAACAATCTACTCTATCCGTTGATGCGGGCGTTGTATGGAAAGCGGCTGCGGTATCCCAGCGGCGGCGGCTACGGCCTTTCCGGCCGCCTCGCGCGGGAGTTGATAAAGAACCCGTTCTGGTCACAGGAGGCCACCCGCATCAGTTTCGACGGATGGATGACAACCGTCGCGCTCGCCGAGGGCTATCAAGTGTGCCATGCGTTTCTCGGTGTCAAGGACCAGGATTCCAAATTGGGAACAGCCGATCTGGCCCATGTGCTGGCGGCTGCCGTCGGGGCGATCTTTCATTCGATGGAGGATTACGAGTCGGGGTGGGAACGCACCCATGAGTCGACCGATGTGCCGCTGTATGGCGAGGTCGACTATGCGCCGCTCACCGGCCCGATCAACATCGCCCGCATGGTCAGCGGAATGCGACAGGGGGTGCGCGATCTGTTGCCGCTGTGGGAAGTCATCCTCTCGCCGGAAACACTAAGCCAAATCCTCACGCTTGGAATCCAGGAGTCCGACGAATTTCATTTTCCCGAAAACCTCTGGGTGCAGGTCGTCTATGAGTTTGCACTGGCGTATCATGACCAAGTGCTGCACCGGGAACATTTGCTGAAATCGCTGACCCCATTATATCTCGGGCAGACCGCTTCCTTTGTCCTTGACACGCAACGCGGCGGCGCCGGGCAGGTGGAAGCGTCTGTGGAGTCGCTCTGCCGGCGGTTCGAGGTGATGAAGCCTTATCTTACGGATCGATGGAGGTGGCGGGATGAGTGA
- a CDS encoding putative maltokinase, protein MMLTVKDNWVRLFDRDTVGVIEALLPSVLLSARWYGGKARTIVAVRIKETIPLLTDIKSMVMVFIDVSYEDNGHDIYMMVLTASVGERALQMRQAHPEAVLAEVTIAGQNGERVGLLHDALWDHDSAQALLQAVRQEERFQGEEGTLHASSTQAFSQVVLEATSAESSVMQGEQSNTSVRIGRYVMLKLYRRFEAGINPDLEIGRVLTARGYTHSPSVLGSLEYAGSNQQPGTVAIVQAFVENQGDAWRYTLSELEAELANSSASAMPATSAYTDAVALLGRRTAELHLALAQHTADPAFAPEPCTSGYWQSLRDRMTRTAEDSLTLLGRRIQDLHGPNRRLATLVLESKAVLLSRLEAPAKRNPQAVRIRCHGDFHLGQVLYTGRDFVIIDFEGEPARPLAERRAKHVPVVDVAGMIRSFHYAASAALDRMGSRPDADEWRSEMEQRTRRWYRSAADAFLFGYTETTGKAPFLPEQAEDRALLLDAYLIEKACYELSYELNNRPSWAGIPMGGLLQLTQAES, encoded by the coding sequence ATGATGTTGACCGTCAAAGACAATTGGGTGCGGCTGTTTGATCGGGATACCGTCGGCGTGATTGAGGCTCTGCTGCCGTCCGTCCTCTTGTCCGCTCGATGGTACGGAGGCAAGGCAAGGACGATTGTTGCGGTTCGCATCAAAGAGACGATTCCGCTTCTAACAGACATCAAGTCCATGGTTATGGTTTTCATCGACGTCTCCTATGAAGACAACGGCCATGATATCTATATGATGGTCCTCACCGCTTCGGTGGGCGAACGAGCATTGCAGATGCGGCAAGCCCATCCGGAGGCTGTGTTGGCAGAGGTGACCATTGCCGGCCAAAACGGGGAGCGAGTCGGATTGTTGCACGATGCCCTGTGGGATCATGACTCTGCCCAGGCGTTGCTGCAGGCGGTCCGGCAGGAGGAGAGATTTCAAGGCGAGGAGGGAACGCTCCATGCCTCCTCCACGCAAGCCTTCTCACAGGTAGTTTTAGAGGCGACATCGGCTGAATCGTCCGTCATGCAAGGAGAGCAAAGCAATACCTCCGTGAGGATCGGTCGGTACGTTATGTTGAAGCTCTATCGGCGTTTCGAAGCGGGAATTAATCCTGATCTGGAGATCGGCCGAGTATTAACGGCGCGCGGGTATACTCACAGTCCTTCAGTGCTTGGTTCATTGGAATATGCAGGATCCAACCAACAGCCCGGCACTGTTGCGATTGTACAGGCGTTCGTCGAAAATCAAGGCGATGCTTGGCGATACACATTGAGCGAGTTGGAAGCAGAACTGGCGAACAGCTCAGCCTCGGCCATGCCTGCAACCAGTGCCTATACCGATGCTGTAGCCTTGCTCGGGCGGCGGACGGCCGAATTACACCTCGCCTTGGCGCAGCACACCGCCGATCCAGCGTTCGCGCCGGAGCCTTGCACGTCGGGCTATTGGCAATCGTTGCGTGATCGAATGACACGTACTGCCGAAGACTCGCTGACATTGCTTGGTCGCCGCATCCAAGACCTTCATGGACCGAATCGGCGACTGGCGACCCTCGTGCTCGAATCGAAAGCTGTGTTGTTGTCTCGTCTGGAAGCTCCGGCCAAGCGGAATCCTCAGGCAGTCAGAATTCGATGCCACGGTGATTTTCACTTGGGCCAGGTCTTGTATACCGGTCGCGATTTCGTAATTATTGATTTTGAGGGAGAGCCGGCGAGGCCATTGGCGGAGCGGCGCGCGAAACATGTTCCGGTCGTCGATGTGGCGGGGATGATCCGCTCATTCCACTATGCTGCTTCTGCCGCGCTCGATCGGATGGGAAGCCGGCCGGATGCCGATGAATGGCGATCGGAGATGGAACAGCGGACGAGGCGATGGTATCGGTCGGCGGCGGATGCATTTTTGTTCGGCTATACAGAGACAACGGGCAAGGCTCCATTCCTCCCGGAGCAGGCCGAAGACCGCGCCCTGCTGCTGGATGCCTATTTGATCGAGAAGGCCTGCTATGAATTGAGTTACGAGCTGAATAACCGGCCTTCGTGGGCAGGGATTCCGATGGGCGGGCTACTTCAACTCACACAAGCTGAATCGTAA
- a CDS encoding cytochrome P450, with protein MTETPPVHMNQMSRLPSTWRSCLIPRSDTIRAWLTAPWVFRLFNAILRRWAPVLELGKLVIVSRHADVVDGLAHDNEFTIAEINAERTNRDNGPFVLSMDRSPQHDREKDLLNDVMYRTDLERIRTIVSTRAEECMERARRQGWLDVVGGLTRLVPLRVLGEYFGVPGPDDAVMLRWMRTLFNDLFLNPLDCPETARQAKESFEQLRPYLLGWIARRKDEIASGRQDVPDDVLTRMLRRQREPGMEWLDDDAVRRNISGLIIGALDTTSASAVRAIDELLRRPAAWAAAREAALAGDEATVSRYVFEALRFNPHNPFVTRYSQEGATVGRDSPRERRLPKGRTVVFGTFSGMFDQAVFHEPRQFRTDRSPTQYLHFSSGLHACQGRYINGVQIPLLAAAVLRLGKVSRACGWDGRIAWDGPFPDRLLLTVAG; from the coding sequence ATGACAGAGACTCCTCCTGTCCACATGAATCAGATGTCTCGGCTTCCCTCCACCTGGCGCTCTTGCCTCATCCCCCGCAGTGACACCATTCGAGCGTGGCTGACCGCGCCGTGGGTGTTTCGTCTGTTCAACGCGATCTTGAGACGATGGGCGCCGGTGCTGGAGCTGGGCAAACTGGTGATTGTCAGCCGGCATGCCGATGTGGTGGACGGGCTGGCGCATGACAACGAGTTCACGATTGCCGAGATCAACGCGGAGCGCACGAATCGCGACAATGGCCCATTTGTCTTGAGCATGGATCGTTCCCCGCAACATGACCGTGAAAAGGATCTCTTGAACGACGTCATGTATCGCACGGATCTCGAGCGCATCCGCACCATTGTCTCGACCAGGGCCGAGGAATGCATGGAACGCGCGCGCCGGCAGGGGTGGCTGGACGTGGTCGGCGGACTCACCCGTCTCGTCCCGCTGCGCGTACTCGGTGAGTATTTTGGAGTGCCCGGGCCGGATGATGCGGTGATGTTGCGCTGGATGCGGACCCTGTTCAACGATTTGTTCCTGAATCCCCTCGACTGTCCAGAGACCGCGCGCCAGGCGAAGGAATCGTTCGAGCAACTGCGGCCCTATCTCCTCGGGTGGATCGCTCGGCGTAAGGATGAGATCGCCTCCGGCCGTCAGGATGTGCCTGATGACGTGCTCACCCGCATGCTGCGTCGACAGCGCGAACCTGGCATGGAATGGCTGGACGATGACGCAGTGCGCCGGAATATCTCTGGCCTGATTATCGGGGCGCTCGACACGACCAGCGCGTCCGCGGTTCGGGCCATCGACGAACTGTTGCGGCGTCCCGCCGCATGGGCCGCCGCTCGTGAGGCAGCCTTAGCCGGGGACGAGGCGACTGTGTCGCGGTACGTGTTTGAAGCCTTGCGATTCAATCCGCATAATCCGTTCGTGACCCGGTACAGCCAGGAAGGGGCCACCGTCGGTCGCGACAGCCCGCGCGAGCGCCGGCTACCAAAGGGCAGGACCGTCGTCTTCGGCACGTTCTCCGGGATGTTCGACCAAGCGGTGTTTCACGAACCCCGGCAATTTCGGACCGACAGGAGTCCGACACAGTACCTGCACTTTAGTTCGGGCCTCCATGCCTGCCAGGGCCGCTACATCAACGGGGTGCAGATCCCACTGCTGGCGGCTGCCGTGCTGCGACTTGGCAAGGTCTCCCGAGCCTGCGGATGGGACGGACGCATCGCCTGGGATGGGCCTTTTCCGGATCGGTTGCTTCTCACGGTGGCTGGTTGA